A single genomic interval of Hippea jasoniae harbors:
- a CDS encoding electron transfer flavoprotein subunit alpha/FixB family protein has translation MIKQDISKYKHIWVFIEYENGEVAHVSLELLSKARELAKDLDCEVHAFTVGDKVEQFKDEIFKYGATKFFIIEDPFLKDYMTEPYRDSIVYMIEKYKPEVVLIGATTLGRDLAGTIATVLQTGLTADTTALDIDPKTKNLLMTRPTFGGNLMATIFCPDNRPQMSTSRPGVYKAVEAPVKGEVIKEKFEFDKSKYLKKIVEKIVEEGDKVNLGFYDIIVSGGFGMGAKENMKLVQELADVLGGTWAASRKAVQEGWAPQTRQVGQTGQTVHPKIYIACGISGAIQHQAGMKSSEIIIAINKDPDAPIFEIATYGIVGDVLEVLPKMTKMFKEKLGKA, from the coding sequence ATGATTAAACAAGATATTAGCAAGTATAAGCATATATGGGTTTTTATTGAATATGAGAACGGTGAGGTAGCTCATGTTTCTTTGGAGCTATTGAGTAAGGCAAGGGAGTTGGCAAAAGACCTTGACTGCGAGGTGCATGCCTTTACTGTGGGTGACAAGGTTGAGCAGTTCAAAGATGAGATATTTAAATACGGCGCAACGAAGTTTTTCATTATCGAGGATCCCTTCCTGAAAGATTACATGACAGAGCCTTACAGGGATTCTATTGTTTACATGATTGAAAAGTATAAACCAGAGGTTGTGCTTATCGGTGCTACGACTTTAGGAAGGGATTTAGCTGGAACAATTGCTACGGTTTTACAGACAGGTCTTACAGCTGATACAACAGCTCTTGATATCGATCCAAAAACAAAGAACCTGTTGATGACACGACCTACATTCGGCGGAAACCTGATGGCTACGATTTTCTGCCCAGACAACAGGCCTCAGATGTCAACATCAAGGCCGGGCGTTTATAAAGCTGTTGAGGCACCTGTTAAAGGTGAGGTTATAAAAGAGAAATTTGAATTTGATAAATCAAAATACCTTAAAAAGATCGTTGAAAAGATCGTTGAAGAGGGTGATAAGGTCAATCTTGGATTCTACGATATTATTGTATCCGGTGGCTTTGGAATGGGAGCAAAGGAAAACATGAAACTTGTTCAGGAACTTGCTGATGTATTGGGCGGTACATGGGCAGCAAGCAGAAAGGCTGTTCAGGAAGGATGGGCTCCCCAGACAAGACAGGTTGGGCAGACCGGTCAGACTGTCCATCCAAAGATCTATATTGCATGCGGCATTTCTGGTGCTATTCAGCATCAGGCGGGTATGAAATCATCAGAGATTATTATAGCAATAAACAAAGACCCCGATGCCCCAATCTTTGAAATAGCCACATACGGTATTGTTGGCGATGTGTTAGAGGTTCTTCCGAAAATGACAAAAATGTTTAAGGAAAAACTGGGAAAGGCTTAA
- a CDS encoding methyl-accepting chemotaxis protein: MGVVGISSLIFVAYFVLTTVAYFFLKSIFYIAFAVLSIGFFGIFLVYYYKTFIKPIKNLNSFCSKNLCSTYNLTDRLPPAPKELGFFNLANGLIANVQEALKKTLATANKVAVQAAKVSFNAQKISGNVKKEAEGMEDINNTMDDIKETINSVSRNITNTSEFMQKVNDLAREGSSKAELAIQKIEDIADETQKNAEMMKNLGSSSEEIGKIVDVINEITDQTALLSLNAAIEAARAGEAGRGFAVVADEIRKLADKTAHSTDQIRQIVQKTQSETQKTIDATLRLIDRVAEGKDLIKTASDALIEIANGVSEASRMIEDVAAAAEEQSSAIDMISQRIEEMAEDVAKSANRIETIKENTYQISKTAEDLFTFMIKFRTGSYIDKVYELLRNAKEEIEKTFEDAVKNGIISSADLWDRNYVPIPNTNPQKYKTRFTDFTKKYIQPIEDKYLNMDPNFKFVVLVDNNGYLPAHNTIYDKPLTGDYEKDLVGNRSMRIFNDPTGLAAARNTNPVLLQTYMRDTGVVMNDISVPIYFEGKHWGGLRIGFIWEE, translated from the coding sequence ATGGGAGTAGTAGGAATAAGTAGTTTGATATTTGTAGCATATTTTGTTCTTACAACAGTTGCATATTTCTTTTTAAAGAGCATATTTTATATTGCATTTGCCGTTTTATCGATAGGATTTTTTGGTATCTTTTTAGTCTACTACTACAAAACCTTCATTAAACCTATCAAAAATCTAAACAGTTTCTGTTCAAAAAACCTCTGCTCAACATACAATTTAACAGACAGGCTACCGCCTGCTCCAAAAGAACTTGGCTTTTTTAACCTTGCAAACGGATTGATTGCAAATGTTCAGGAAGCCCTTAAAAAAACCTTGGCGACCGCGAATAAGGTGGCCGTTCAGGCAGCAAAAGTATCATTTAACGCTCAGAAAATCTCAGGTAATGTCAAAAAAGAAGCAGAAGGCATGGAAGATATAAACAATACAATGGATGACATCAAAGAAACAATAAACAGCGTATCAAGAAACATCACAAACACCTCAGAATTCATGCAAAAGGTCAACGATCTTGCAAGGGAAGGCTCAAGTAAAGCAGAACTTGCCATCCAGAAAATCGAAGATATAGCTGACGAGACACAGAAAAACGCAGAGATGATGAAAAATCTTGGATCATCATCTGAGGAGATAGGCAAAATCGTTGATGTAATAAATGAAATAACCGATCAAACGGCTTTATTATCCTTAAATGCAGCCATAGAGGCAGCACGAGCCGGTGAGGCTGGTAGAGGATTTGCTGTTGTGGCTGATGAAATCAGAAAATTAGCCGACAAAACAGCCCATTCCACCGACCAGATCAGGCAGATCGTTCAAAAAACCCAATCAGAAACACAAAAAACAATAGATGCAACACTCAGATTAATAGACAGGGTTGCAGAAGGTAAAGACTTAATAAAAACAGCATCGGATGCTTTAATAGAAATAGCAAACGGTGTATCAGAGGCAAGTAGAATGATAGAGGATGTTGCAGCTGCAGCAGAGGAGCAATCATCAGCCATAGATATGATCTCCCAAAGGATAGAGGAGATGGCTGAAGATGTTGCAAAAAGCGCAAACAGAATAGAAACAATCAAAGAAAACACCTATCAAATTTCAAAAACCGCAGAAGATCTGTTTACATTTATGATAAAATTTAGAACTGGCTCATACATCGATAAAGTATATGAACTGCTGCGCAATGCCAAAGAGGAGATAGAAAAAACATTTGAAGATGCTGTAAAAAATGGCATTATCAGCTCTGCCGATCTATGGGATAGAAACTATGTTCCCATTCCAAATACAAACCCCCAGAAATATAAAACCCGTTTTACAGATTTTACTAAAAAGTATATCCAGCCGATAGAGGACAAATACCTGAATATGGATCCCAATTTTAAATTCGTTGTTTTGGTTGATAACAATGGATACCTGCCGGCCCATAACACCATTTACGACAAACCTTTAACCGGGGATTACGAAAAAGACCTCGTTGGTAACCGCTCGATGAGAATATTTAATGACCCAACAGGGCTTGCAGCTGCAAGAAATACAAATCCCGTGCTATTGCAAACCTATATGCGCGATACAGGTGTTGTAATGAACGACATCTCTGTGCCAATCTACTTTGAAGGCAAGCATTGGGGCGGCTTGAGAATAGGATTTATATGGGAAGAATAA
- the groL gene encoding chaperonin GroEL (60 kDa chaperone family; promotes refolding of misfolded polypeptides especially under stressful conditions; forms two stacked rings of heptamers to form a barrel-shaped 14mer; ends can be capped by GroES; misfolded proteins enter the barrel where they are refolded when GroES binds) — MTAKILEFGDSARESIMRGVNKLADAVAVTMGPRGRNVVIDRRFGSPTITKDGVTVAREIELKDPYENMGAQLVKEVASKTSDVAGDGTTTATVLARAIFREGLRNVTAGANPIEIKRGIDKAVDAVVEELKKISKEVTDKKQIAEVGTISANNDTEIGNIIADAMDKVGKNGVITVEEAKGTETTLELVEGMRFDRGYLSPYFVTNPDKMIAELEDAFIVITDKKISSMTEFLPLVEKIAKTGRPFLVIAEEVEGEALATLVVNKLRGTLQCCAVKAPGFGDRRKEMLRDIAILTGGQVISEETGMKFDAVDIDVLGRAKKIIVDKENTTIVDGMGSKEEIQARIKQIDAQIEQSTSEYDKEKLRERKAKLAGGVAIIKVGAATETEMKEKKARVEDALNATKAAVEEGIVPGGGVALLRCQSALDNLKGENEDQDIGIRIIRKVLEEPAKVIANNAGFEGSIVINKIRENSDVSYGFDARNGEYVNMFEKGIIDPTKVERTAIQNAASVAGLMLTTETLITDDPKEKEKEERAMAGAAGAGGMY, encoded by the coding sequence ATGACTGCAAAGATCCTGGAGTTTGGTGATAGCGCAAGAGAATCTATAATGAGAGGTGTCAATAAATTAGCAGACGCCGTTGCCGTTACAATGGGTCCAAGGGGTAGAAATGTCGTAATAGACAGAAGATTTGGAAGCCCAACAATCACAAAAGACGGTGTTACAGTTGCAAGGGAGATTGAATTAAAAGACCCATATGAGAATATGGGTGCTCAGCTTGTCAAAGAGGTAGCAAGCAAGACAAGCGATGTAGCAGGTGATGGTACAACAACAGCTACAGTTTTGGCCAGGGCTATCTTCAGAGAAGGCCTAAGAAATGTTACAGCTGGTGCAAATCCTATAGAAATCAAAAGGGGAATCGATAAGGCTGTTGATGCTGTAGTTGAAGAGCTCAAAAAAATCTCCAAAGAGGTTACAGATAAAAAACAGATCGCTGAGGTTGGCACAATCTCCGCAAATAACGATACAGAGATCGGAAACATCATTGCAGATGCAATGGATAAAGTTGGCAAAAACGGTGTCATCACAGTTGAAGAGGCAAAAGGCACAGAGACAACGCTTGAGCTTGTTGAGGGTATGAGGTTTGACAGGGGGTATCTATCTCCATACTTTGTAACAAACCCAGACAAGATGATTGCAGAGCTTGAGGATGCATTTATCGTAATCACAGACAAAAAAATCAGCTCAATGACAGAGTTCTTGCCACTTGTTGAAAAGATAGCAAAAACCGGCAGACCGTTCCTTGTAATTGCTGAAGAGGTTGAAGGTGAGGCTTTGGCAACATTAGTCGTCAACAAACTCAGAGGCACATTGCAGTGCTGCGCAGTAAAGGCTCCCGGTTTCGGTGATAGAAGAAAAGAGATGCTCAGAGATATAGCAATCCTCACAGGTGGTCAGGTAATCAGCGAAGAGACCGGTATGAAATTCGACGCTGTAGATATAGATGTATTGGGTAGAGCAAAGAAGATAATCGTTGACAAAGAGAATACAACAATCGTTGATGGTATGGGCTCCAAAGAGGAGATTCAGGCAAGAATTAAGCAGATCGATGCTCAGATTGAGCAGTCCACAAGCGAATACGACAAAGAGAAATTAAGAGAAAGAAAAGCTAAATTAGCAGGCGGTGTTGCAATCATCAAGGTAGGTGCTGCAACAGAAACAGAGATGAAAGAGAAAAAAGCAAGGGTTGAAGATGCTCTGAATGCTACCAAGGCAGCTGTTGAGGAAGGTATCGTGCCCGGTGGTGGTGTAGCTCTTCTGAGATGCCAGAGTGCACTTGACAACTTAAAAGGTGAAAATGAGGATCAGGATATCGGCATAAGGATTATAAGAAAAGTGCTTGAGGAACCTGCAAAGGTTATAGCAAACAACGCAGGATTTGAAGGTTCAATTGTAATCAACAAGATCAGAGAAAACAGCGATGTAAGCTACGGATTCGATGCAAGAAACGGTGAATATGTAAACATGTTTGAAAAAGGTATCATCGACCCAACAAAGGTAGAAAGAACTGCTATCCAGAATGCAGCCAGTGTTGCTGGTTTGATGCTAACAACAGAAACATTGATTACAGATGATCCGAAAGAGAAGGAGAAAGAAGAAAGGGCAATGGCTGGTGCTGCTGGCGCTGGTGGAATGTATTAA
- a CDS encoding ABC transporter ATP-binding protein, protein MLLSIENFSINYKTRKGVVSAVKDVNLTIQQQESVGIVGESGCGKSTLGTAILKLLPKNAQTIGAINFEGKNLITLKDEQIRKIRGKDIAMIFQDPMTSLDPIMRIRDHFFELFRVHNPDMKKEEMIKIASESLESVGVDPKRLDNYPFEFSGGMRQRVMIAIAISLKPKLLIADEPTTALDVVVQEQIMQVLNKLKETMKMSIMLITHDMGIVAQLAQKVAVMYAGHLVEFAEVKELYNKPLHPYTQLLLKSIPNIKIDDMDLKYIEGSLPDLKNPPKGCRFYPRCPFAKEKCSLEEPPDITIDNRRVKCWLYEEKNG, encoded by the coding sequence ATGCTGTTGAGTATAGAAAATTTTTCAATCAACTATAAAACAAGAAAAGGCGTTGTTAGTGCTGTTAAGGATGTAAACCTAACGATTCAACAGCAGGAGAGCGTGGGCATTGTGGGAGAGTCAGGCTGTGGAAAATCCACCTTAGGAACAGCTATTTTAAAGCTTCTACCAAAAAATGCTCAAACTATTGGGGCTATAAATTTTGAAGGCAAAAATCTAATAACACTGAAGGATGAACAGATAAGAAAAATAAGAGGCAAAGATATAGCAATGATTTTTCAGGATCCCATGACAAGCCTCGATCCAATTATGAGAATAAGGGATCATTTTTTTGAGCTGTTCAGGGTGCACAATCCCGATATGAAAAAAGAAGAGATGATAAAGATAGCATCTGAATCATTGGAATCAGTAGGTGTTGACCCAAAAAGATTGGATAACTACCCCTTTGAATTCAGCGGCGGTATGCGCCAGAGGGTTATGATAGCAATAGCCATATCGCTAAAACCAAAACTCTTAATAGCCGATGAGCCCACAACTGCGCTGGATGTTGTGGTACAGGAGCAGATTATGCAGGTGCTCAACAAACTCAAAGAAACGATGAAAATGTCAATCATGCTGATTACACACGATATGGGTATAGTGGCTCAACTTGCTCAGAAGGTTGCCGTTATGTATGCGGGTCATCTTGTTGAATTTGCTGAGGTTAAAGAACTGTACAACAAACCACTACATCCATACACGCAACTGCTTTTAAAATCCATACCAAACATAAAAATAGATGATATGGATCTAAAGTATATTGAAGGCTCTCTTCCAGATTTAAAAAACCCACCCAAGGGATGCAGGTTTTATCCGCGATGCCCGTTTGCAAAGGAAAAATGCTCTCTTGAGGAGCCACCCGATATAACAATCGATAACAGAAGGGTAAAATGCTGGTTGTATGAGGAGAAAAATGGATAG
- a CDS encoding FAD-dependent oxidoreductase, with protein MRKKDFDVIVVGAGPAGLSAAYVLAKAGVNVIIIERGKFPGAKNVMGGILYRKPMDDLIPEFYKEAPLERHIIEQRMWLLDEESHFNMGIRTQKHNKEPYNCFSVFRAHFDKWFAKKVVEAGALLINETVVVEPIVEEGKVVGVRTDRPEGDLYADVVIAADGVQSFLARSLGLRKKITPEKVAVATKEIIGLNEKEVNDRFGVVDPSEGVTIELTGPFFEGIEAMAWIYTNKTSVSIGVGAIIKDLIDHHMNPNDLLEKVKSHPSVLPLIEGGDTKEYLAHMIPEGGYYSVPKLYTDGFMVCGDAAMLVDSIHREGSNLAIESGKAAAKTYLEAKDANDFSERMLSRYQDKLEEMYVLKDLKFYKNVPELLEEKRYLLTDYPQFIIDAMAEIYTVDGTPKPEKFRKIKDELKSRFGYINLAKDMFTIWRKLR; from the coding sequence ATGAGAAAAAAAGATTTTGATGTTATAGTTGTTGGTGCTGGTCCTGCAGGTTTGTCTGCAGCCTATGTTCTGGCAAAAGCCGGTGTAAATGTAATTATTATCGAAAGGGGAAAATTCCCCGGCGCTAAAAATGTCATGGGCGGAATTTTATACAGGAAGCCCATGGATGATCTAATCCCTGAATTCTACAAAGAGGCTCCCCTTGAAAGACATATTATTGAGCAGAGAATGTGGCTTTTAGATGAGGAGTCCCATTTTAATATGGGTATAAGAACTCAGAAGCATAACAAAGAGCCTTATAACTGCTTCAGTGTATTCAGGGCACATTTTGATAAGTGGTTTGCAAAAAAGGTTGTTGAGGCTGGAGCATTATTGATTAATGAAACAGTTGTTGTTGAACCGATTGTTGAGGAAGGCAAGGTTGTTGGTGTAAGAACCGATAGACCTGAGGGTGATTTGTATGCCGATGTTGTTATTGCAGCTGACGGTGTACAATCCTTCCTTGCAAGGTCGTTGGGCTTAAGAAAGAAGATTACACCTGAAAAGGTGGCTGTGGCAACAAAGGAGATTATAGGTTTAAACGAAAAAGAGGTTAACGATAGGTTTGGTGTTGTAGATCCTTCAGAGGGTGTTACAATTGAGCTTACTGGACCGTTTTTTGAAGGCATTGAGGCTATGGCATGGATTTACACAAACAAAACATCTGTTTCTATCGGTGTTGGCGCCATTATTAAGGATTTAATCGATCACCACATGAATCCAAACGACTTGCTTGAAAAGGTTAAATCCCATCCATCGGTATTACCTCTTATTGAGGGCGGCGATACGAAGGAATACCTTGCACACATGATTCCTGAGGGTGGATATTACAGCGTTCCAAAGCTCTACACCGATGGCTTTATGGTTTGTGGTGATGCTGCAATGCTTGTTGATAGCATCCACAGAGAGGGTTCAAACCTTGCTATCGAGAGTGGAAAGGCAGCGGCAAAAACATACCTTGAAGCAAAGGATGCCAATGATTTCTCCGAGAGGATGCTTTCAAGGTATCAGGATAAATTGGAAGAGATGTATGTTTTGAAGGATTTGAAATTCTACAAGAATGTGCCTGAGTTGCTTGAGGAGAAAAGATACCTGCTTACAGATTATCCTCAGTTTATCATCGATGCTATGGCAGAGATTTATACTGTTGATGGTACACCAAAACCTGAGAAGTTTAGAAAGATCAAGGATGAGCTTAAGAGCAGGTTTGGTTATATCAATCTGGCTAAAGATATGTTTACAATTTGGAGGAAATTGAGATGA
- a CDS encoding ferredoxin family protein, protein MKKLRIEDKLYLVGYNVDHEYSHLGISDPEVCKTCQKKQCTYVCPASVYAWDEKEQKISINYDACVECGTCRIACDYITWKYPRGGFGVAYKFG, encoded by the coding sequence ATGAAGAAGTTAAGAATTGAGGATAAACTCTACCTTGTTGGATACAATGTTGATCATGAATACAGCCATTTAGGTATATCAGATCCAGAGGTCTGTAAAACATGCCAGAAGAAGCAGTGCACCTATGTTTGCCCTGCAAGTGTTTATGCATGGGATGAAAAAGAGCAGAAGATATCCATTAACTACGATGCCTGCGTTGAATGCGGCACATGCAGAATAGCCTGTGATTACATTACATGGAAATACCCACGGGGCGGTTTTGGCGTAGCCTACAAATTTGGCTAA
- a CDS encoding ABC transporter ATP-binding protein, protein MDSQVIVKVDNLSKEFELKRPWLEAIFKREKPIVKAVDNVSFEIKKGETLGVVGESGSGKTTLGRTIIRLVEPTRGSIFFDSYYIEKLSKEQLKKARRDFQIIFQDPMASLNPYMSVGQTISHPLEIHTNLSRGQIKQKVLEILELVNLSPAEDFYNRYPKYLSGGQRQRVVIARALITNPKFVVADEPTAMLDVSVRSQILKLMINLKKELKLTYLFITHDLASAKYICDRIAVMYLGSIVEIAKTYDIFTNPLHPYTKILLSSIPVPDPNIKREKILPKGEIPSATKIPSGCRFHTRCPFAKDKCSKVEPALKEVEKGRFVACHYV, encoded by the coding sequence ATGGATAGTCAGGTAATAGTAAAGGTTGATAATCTTTCAAAGGAGTTTGAGCTAAAAAGACCCTGGCTTGAGGCGATATTCAAACGAGAAAAACCTATAGTAAAAGCTGTGGATAATGTTTCTTTTGAGATCAAAAAAGGTGAAACATTGGGTGTTGTAGGTGAATCAGGCAGTGGCAAAACAACATTGGGCAGAACAATTATAAGACTCGTTGAGCCTACCAGAGGCTCTATATTCTTTGATTCCTACTACATAGAAAAACTCTCAAAAGAACAGCTAAAAAAAGCCCGAAGAGACTTTCAGATTATATTTCAGGATCCAATGGCAAGTTTAAACCCCTACATGAGCGTGGGCCAGACAATCTCCCATCCACTTGAAATCCATACAAACCTCTCAAGAGGGCAGATAAAGCAGAAGGTTTTAGAGATACTTGAATTGGTAAATCTATCGCCAGCTGAGGATTTCTACAATCGCTACCCTAAATATCTATCAGGTGGCCAAAGACAGAGGGTTGTCATTGCACGAGCTCTTATTACAAATCCCAAATTTGTCGTGGCAGATGAGCCCACAGCCATGTTAGATGTTTCTGTCCGCTCTCAAATATTAAAACTCATGATAAACCTAAAAAAGGAGCTAAAACTCACATATCTTTTTATTACACACGACCTTGCGAGTGCCAAGTATATCTGCGATAGAATTGCCGTTATGTATTTAGGCAGTATCGTAGAGATTGCAAAAACATACGATATATTCACAAATCCGCTGCATCCATACACAAAAATACTGCTAAGCTCTATACCTGTACCCGATCCAAATATAAAAAGGGAAAAAATCCTACCCAAAGGTGAAATACCCTCAGCTACAAAAATTCCATCGGGTTGCAGATTCCATACACGCTGTCCATTTGCAAAAGATAAGTGCTCTAAAGTAGAGCCAGCTTTAAAAGAGGTTGAAAAAGGTAGGTTTGTTGCCTGCCACTATGTTTAA
- the groES gene encoding co-chaperone GroES: MAFKPLMDRVLVEPQDLEQKTESGIIIPDTAKEKPQQGKVIAVGDDVEVVKEGDVVVFEKYAGNEIKIDDKKYVILKEDEILGKFE; encoded by the coding sequence ATGGCATTCAAACCACTGATGGATAGGGTTCTGGTAGAACCGCAGGATTTAGAACAGAAAACTGAGTCCGGTATTATTATTCCAGACACAGCCAAAGAGAAACCACAGCAGGGCAAAGTTATAGCAGTGGGTGATGATGTAGAGGTTGTAAAAGAGGGCGATGTTGTCGTATTTGAAAAGTACGCTGGTAACGAAATCAAGATCGACGACAAGAAGTATGTAATTCTAAAAGAAGACGAAATCTTGGGAAAATTCGAGTAA
- a CDS encoding MBL fold metallo-hydrolase — MVLTVVVGELEENCYIFVCDATKKAAIIDPGDEAEKIDDVITKNSIKPVVIVNTHGHFDHVGANAYFKEKYDIPLAIGKNDKELLLKSHVDAMVLFGKNQPPSPAPDTLLKDGDIIEIGNEILEVIETPGHSPGSICLYNSKHNLLFSGDTLFYESVGRWDLPHSDRDALFESLQKLLKLPDNTVVYPGHGKSTTIAHERQFNPFLK; from the coding sequence ATGGTTTTAACTGTAGTTGTTGGGGAATTGGAAGAAAACTGTTATATATTTGTTTGTGATGCCACAAAAAAGGCTGCGATAATCGATCCCGGTGATGAGGCTGAAAAAATAGATGATGTTATTACAAAAAACAGTATAAAACCTGTTGTTATTGTTAATACGCATGGTCACTTTGATCATGTAGGGGCAAACGCCTATTTTAAAGAAAAATACGATATTCCCCTTGCTATAGGCAAAAACGACAAAGAACTACTTCTAAAATCCCATGTCGATGCCATGGTGTTGTTTGGTAAAAATCAGCCTCCATCTCCTGCACCTGATACTCTTCTTAAAGACGGTGACATTATTGAGATTGGTAATGAGATTTTAGAGGTTATAGAAACTCCAGGTCATTCACCGGGTTCTATCTGTTTGTATAATTCAAAACACAATCTGCTTTTTAGCGGCGATACGCTGTTTTATGAATCTGTCGGCAGGTGGGACCTGCCTCACTCTGATAGAGATGCATTATTTGAAAGCCTGCAAAAACTACTCAAGCTACCCGATAATACGGTTGTTTATCCCGGTCATGGAAAATCTACAACCATAGCCCATGAAAGGCAATTCAATCCGTTTTTAAAATAA
- the rpsT gene encoding 30S ribosomal protein S20, with translation MANHKSAIKRARQNKKRYARNKAYRTRLKNILKKTRMIIDTETDQEKIKQQLVEAERIIRKIATKGVIHDNKASRLISRLYDRLRKKAS, from the coding sequence GTGGCAAATCACAAATCTGCAATTAAAAGGGCAAGGCAGAATAAAAAAAGATACGCAAGAAACAAGGCTTACAGGACAAGGCTAAAGAACATCCTTAAAAAAACAAGGATGATTATCGACACTGAAACCGACCAGGAGAAGATCAAGCAGCAGCTTGTAGAAGCAGAAAGGATTATTCGAAAGATTGCAACCAAGGGCGTTATTCACGACAACAAAGCATCCCGCCTTATATCTCGCCTTTATGATAGATTGAGAAAAAAAGCATCATAA
- a CDS encoding electron transfer flavoprotein subunit beta/FixA family protein — MHSLVFIKQVPDAAQVRVDYETGTLIREGVPAIINPFDKHAIEAAVRIRDEFGGKVSVICMGPPMAEDALKEALSMGADNAYLLSDRIFAGSDTLATSYALWAGAKKIIEEEGPVDIFWAGKQAIDGDTAQTGPGIATRFNVPLVTYVIDIKKVDPEKKTMVVERLVESGREVIEVPMPCFLTVEEELNTLSFAPLPYLIKAARSKVAVLNSSNMEIDASYCGLKNSPTKVKKAFTPPKREKGEMIEGDSLDDILNTLYEKIAPVLKEMGKVS; from the coding sequence GTGCACTCTTTAGTTTTTATTAAGCAGGTGCCTGATGCTGCTCAGGTCAGGGTTGATTATGAGACAGGTACCCTTATCAGGGAAGGTGTCCCTGCTATTATCAACCCGTTTGATAAACACGCCATTGAGGCAGCAGTCAGGATTAGAGATGAATTTGGTGGAAAGGTTTCTGTTATCTGTATGGGTCCACCCATGGCTGAGGATGCTTTAAAAGAGGCTTTATCCATGGGTGCAGACAACGCTTATCTTTTAAGTGATAGGATTTTTGCAGGATCTGATACGCTTGCAACAAGTTATGCTTTGTGGGCTGGTGCTAAAAAGATTATTGAAGAAGAAGGCCCTGTAGATATTTTCTGGGCTGGAAAACAGGCAATCGATGGTGATACTGCCCAGACAGGTCCCGGTATTGCCACACGGTTCAATGTTCCACTTGTTACCTATGTTATAGACATCAAGAAGGTTGATCCTGAGAAGAAAACGATGGTTGTTGAAAGATTGGTTGAAAGTGGTAGGGAAGTAATAGAAGTTCCTATGCCGTGCTTTTTGACCGTTGAAGAGGAACTCAATACATTGAGTTTTGCTCCTCTACCTTACCTTATCAAGGCAGCAAGAAGCAAGGTTGCTGTGCTTAATTCATCAAATATGGAAATAGATGCCTCATACTGCGGTTTGAAAAATTCACCAACAAAGGTTAAAAAGGCATTCACGCCTCCCAAGAGGGAAAAAGGAGAGATGATAGAGGGCGATAGTCTGGATGATATCTTAAACACACTCTATGAAAAAATAGCTCCCGTTTTGAAAGAAATGGGAAAAGTAAGCTAA